From Streptomyces griseorubiginosus, one genomic window encodes:
- a CDS encoding Nif3-like dinuclear metal center hexameric protein, which produces MPRLSEVIAALENLWPAERAESWDAVGTVVGDPDQEVARVLFAVDPVQEIVDEAVKLGADLLVTHHPLYLRGTTTVAASHFKGRVVHTLIKNDIALHVAHTNADTADPGVSDALAGALDLRVVRPLVPDPTDPEGRRGLGRVCELDPPTTVRELAARAAARLPATAQGIRVAGDPEALVRTVAVSGGSGDSLFDQVRAAGVDAFLTADLRHHPVSEAVAHSPLALLDAAHWATEWPWCELAAAQLDEISDRHGWDLRVHVSKTVTDPWTSHSPSPGAPN; this is translated from the coding sequence GTGCCCCGTCTGTCTGAAGTCATCGCCGCGCTGGAGAACCTGTGGCCCGCCGAGCGGGCCGAGTCCTGGGACGCGGTCGGCACCGTCGTGGGCGACCCCGACCAGGAGGTCGCGCGCGTCCTCTTCGCCGTGGACCCGGTCCAGGAGATCGTCGACGAGGCGGTGAAACTGGGCGCCGACCTGCTGGTCACCCACCACCCCCTCTACCTCCGCGGCACGACCACGGTCGCCGCGAGCCACTTCAAGGGCCGGGTCGTCCACACCCTCATCAAGAACGACATCGCACTGCACGTGGCCCACACCAACGCGGACACCGCCGACCCGGGCGTCTCGGACGCCCTCGCGGGCGCGCTCGACCTCCGGGTCGTACGACCGCTGGTGCCGGACCCGACGGACCCGGAAGGGCGCCGCGGCCTGGGCCGGGTGTGCGAGCTGGACCCCCCGACCACCGTCCGCGAACTCGCCGCACGGGCCGCCGCACGGCTCCCCGCCACCGCGCAGGGCATCCGCGTGGCCGGCGACCCCGAGGCGCTCGTCCGCACGGTCGCCGTCAGCGGCGGCTCCGGCGACAGCCTGTTCGACCAGGTCCGCGCGGCCGGCGTCGACGCCTTCCTCACCGCCGACCTGCGCCACCACCCGGTGTCCGAGGCGGTCGCCCACAGTCCTCTCGCGCTGCTCGACGCGGCGCACTGGGCCACCGAGTGGCCCTGGTGCGAGCTGGCCGCCGCCCAGCTCGACGAGATCTCCGACCGCCACGGCTGGGACCTGCGCGTGCACGTCTCCAAGACGGTCACCGACCCCTGGACCAGCCACTCCCCTTCACCTGGAGCCCCCAACTGA
- a CDS encoding zinc ribbon domain-containing protein: MNAAPADQIRLLDVQALDVRLQQLAHKRRSLPEHAEIEALTKDATQLRDLLVAAQTEESDTAREQTKAEQDVDQVRQRANRDQQRLDSGAVTSPKDLENLQREIASLAKRQGDLEDIVLEVMERRESAQERVAELTERVSSVQSKIDDATARRDAAFETLDGEIASVTKEREVIAAVIPADLLKLYDKLREQQGGIGAAKLYQRTCQGCRQELSITDFNEVRAAAPDTVVRCENCRRILVRTSDSGL, encoded by the coding sequence CTGAACGCCGCGCCCGCCGACCAGATCCGACTCCTCGACGTCCAGGCCCTCGACGTCCGCCTCCAGCAACTGGCCCACAAGCGCCGGTCGCTGCCCGAGCACGCCGAGATCGAGGCGCTCACCAAGGACGCCACCCAGCTGCGCGACCTGCTCGTCGCCGCGCAGACCGAGGAGAGCGACACCGCCCGCGAGCAGACCAAGGCCGAGCAGGACGTGGACCAGGTGCGCCAGCGCGCCAACCGCGACCAGCAGCGCCTCGACTCCGGTGCCGTGACCTCCCCGAAGGACCTCGAGAACCTCCAGCGCGAGATCGCCTCCCTCGCCAAGCGCCAGGGCGACCTGGAGGACATCGTCCTGGAGGTCATGGAGCGCCGCGAGTCCGCGCAGGAGCGGGTCGCCGAGCTCACCGAGCGCGTCTCCTCCGTCCAGTCGAAGATCGACGACGCGACGGCCCGCCGCGACGCGGCCTTCGAGACGCTGGATGGCGAGATCGCCTCGGTGACCAAGGAGCGCGAGGTCATCGCGGCCGTCATCCCCGCCGACCTCCTCAAGCTCTACGACAAGCTCCGCGAGCAGCAGGGCGGCATCGGCGCGGCCAAGCTGTACCAGCGCACCTGCCAGGGCTGCCGCCAGGAGCTCTCCATCACGGACTTCAACGAGGTCCGCGCGGCCGCGCCCGACACCGTGGTGCGCTGCGAGAACTGCCGCCGCATCCTGGTGCGCACGTCCGACTCCGGCCTGTAA
- a CDS encoding bifunctional RNase H/acid phosphatase: protein MREFIVEADGGSRGNPGPAGYGSVVLDAATGETLVETYEYLGVVTNNVAEYRGLLAGLRAAHDLDPSARVHVRMDSKLVVEQMSGRWKIKHPDMKPLALEAGRVFPPGQVTYEWIPREQNKRADRLANEAMDSEGSASSVRKLSDADAKADVRAAKAVASPGWAPADMGAPATFVLLRHGETPLTPQKRFSGSGGTDPSLSDVGREQAERAAEALARRGTIQHILASPLTRTRQTAAAVAERLGIEVTVEDGLIETDFGAWEGLTFGEVRERYPDDLTKWLADPEAEPTGGGESFAATATRVAATRDKLVAAYAGRTVLLVTHVTPIKTFVRLALGAPPESLFRMELSAASISAVAYYADGNASVRLLNDTSHLRP from the coding sequence GTGCGGGAGTTCATCGTCGAGGCGGACGGCGGCTCACGGGGCAACCCGGGTCCCGCCGGGTACGGCTCCGTGGTGCTGGACGCGGCGACGGGGGAGACGCTGGTCGAGACGTACGAGTACCTCGGCGTCGTGACCAACAACGTCGCCGAGTACCGGGGTCTGTTGGCGGGCCTGCGCGCCGCGCACGACCTCGACCCCTCGGCCCGCGTCCACGTCCGCATGGACTCCAAGCTCGTCGTGGAACAGATGTCGGGCCGCTGGAAGATCAAGCACCCGGACATGAAGCCGCTGGCGCTGGAGGCGGGCCGGGTGTTCCCGCCGGGGCAGGTCACCTACGAGTGGATCCCGCGCGAGCAGAACAAGCGGGCGGACCGATTGGCGAACGAGGCGATGGACTCCGAGGGTTCGGCGAGTTCGGTACGGAAGCTGTCGGACGCCGACGCCAAGGCCGACGTACGGGCGGCCAAGGCCGTGGCGAGCCCCGGTTGGGCCCCGGCCGACATGGGCGCACCGGCCACCTTCGTGCTCCTGCGGCACGGCGAGACCCCGCTGACCCCCCAGAAGCGGTTCTCGGGAAGCGGTGGCACGGATCCCTCCCTCTCCGACGTCGGACGCGAGCAGGCCGAGCGGGCGGCCGAAGCGCTGGCCAGGCGCGGCACGATCCAGCACATCCTGGCCTCGCCGCTGACCCGTACCCGCCAGACCGCCGCTGCCGTCGCCGAGCGGCTCGGCATCGAGGTCACCGTCGAGGACGGCCTCATCGAGACCGACTTCGGCGCCTGGGAGGGCCTCACCTTCGGCGAGGTGCGCGAGCGCTACCCCGACGACCTGACCAAGTGGCTGGCGGACCCCGAGGCCGAACCCACCGGCGGCGGCGAGAGCTTCGCGGCCACGGCGACGAGGGTCGCCGCGACCAGGGACAAGCTCGTCGCGGCGTACGCGGGCCGCACGGTTCTGCTGGTCACCCACGTCACCCCGATCAAGACGTTCGTACGCCTCGCTCTGGGCGCCCCGCCGGAGTCCCTGTTCCGCATGGAACTCTCGGCGGCCTCGATCTCCGCGGTCGCGTACTACGCCGACGGCAACGCGAGCGTACGGCTCCTCAACGACACGTCACACCTGCGGCCTTAG
- the eda gene encoding bifunctional 4-hydroxy-2-oxoglutarate aldolase/2-dehydro-3-deoxy-phosphogluconate aldolase codes for MASSPHASLLDLAPVVPVVVLDHVSDAVPLARALVAGGLPAIEVTLRTPVALDAIRVIAGEVPDAVVGAGTVITPAQVEESVAAGARFLVNPGWTDVLLEAMRGAGVPFLPGVSTTSEVVALLERGVTEMKFFPAEAAGGTAYLKSLSGPLPQARFCPTGGIGAGNAPEYLALPNVGCVGGTWMLPADAIAARDWGRIEKLAREASGLSGTGPSGTDLPG; via the coding sequence ATGGCCTCCTCCCCGCATGCCTCGCTGCTCGACCTCGCCCCCGTCGTCCCCGTCGTCGTCCTGGATCACGTCTCCGACGCCGTACCGCTCGCCCGCGCCCTGGTCGCCGGAGGGCTGCCCGCGATCGAGGTGACCCTGCGGACGCCCGTCGCGCTCGACGCGATCCGGGTGATCGCCGGGGAGGTGCCGGACGCGGTGGTCGGGGCCGGGACCGTCATCACGCCCGCGCAGGTGGAGGAGTCGGTGGCGGCCGGCGCGCGCTTCCTGGTCAACCCGGGCTGGACGGACGTACTCCTGGAGGCGATGCGGGGGGCCGGGGTGCCGTTCCTGCCGGGGGTGTCGACCACGTCGGAGGTGGTGGCGCTGCTGGAGCGGGGGGTCACGGAGATGAAGTTCTTCCCGGCGGAGGCGGCCGGGGGGACGGCGTACCTGAAGTCGCTGTCCGGGCCGTTGCCGCAGGCGCGGTTCTGTCCGACGGGAGGGATCGGGGCCGGGAACGCCCCCGAGTACCTGGCCCTCCCCAACGTCGGCTGTGTGGGCGGGACTTGGATGCTGCCCGCGGACGCGATCGCCGCGCGGGACTGGGGGCGGATCGAGAAGCTCGCCCGGGAGGCGTCCGGGCTTTCCGGTACCGGGCCCTCCGGTACCGACCTGCCCGGCTAA
- the yaaA gene encoding peroxide stress protein YaaA — MLVLLPPSEGKASSGRGAPLKLESLSLPGLNESREAVLDALVELCAGDEEKARDVLGLSEGLRGEVAKNVGLRTAGARPAGEIYTGVLYDALDLVSLDAAAKRRAGRSLLVFSGLWGAVRVTDRIPSYRCSMGVKLPGLGALGTHWRAPMASVLAEAAGNGLVLDLRSSAYAAAWKPKGEVAGRTATVRVLHAPTRKVVSHFNKATKGRMVRSLLSAGVAPKGPAELVEALRDLGYVVEAEAPSKAGQAWALDVLVDEIH; from the coding sequence GTGCTGGTCCTGCTGCCTCCCTCCGAAGGCAAGGCGTCCTCCGGTCGTGGCGCCCCGCTGAAGCTGGAGTCGCTGTCGCTGCCCGGGCTCAACGAGAGCCGGGAAGCGGTCCTCGACGCCCTCGTCGAGCTGTGCGCCGGGGACGAGGAGAAGGCGCGGGACGTCCTCGGGCTGAGCGAGGGGCTGCGCGGCGAGGTCGCGAAGAACGTCGGGCTCCGGACCGCCGGAGCGCGGCCTGCCGGGGAGATCTACACAGGGGTGCTTTACGACGCCCTCGACCTGGTTTCTCTCGACGCGGCAGCGAAGAGGCGTGCGGGGCGTTCCCTTCTTGTGTTCTCGGGGCTTTGGGGAGCGGTCCGGGTGACCGACCGGATTCCGTCGTACCGCTGCTCGATGGGGGTCAAACTGCCGGGGCTCGGGGCGCTGGGCACGCACTGGCGGGCTCCGATGGCCTCCGTCCTCGCCGAGGCCGCCGGGAACGGGCTCGTGCTCGACCTGCGGTCCTCCGCGTACGCGGCCGCGTGGAAGCCGAAGGGGGAGGTCGCGGGGCGGACCGCGACCGTGCGGGTGCTGCACGCGCCGACCCGGAAGGTCGTCAGCCACTTCAACAAGGCCACGAAGGGGCGGATGGTGCGGAGCCTGCTGTCGGCGGGGGTCGCGCCGAAGGGGCCGGCCGAACTGGTGGAGGCGCTGCGCGACCTCGGGTACGTGGTGGAGGCGGAGGCGCCGTCGAAGGCGGGGCAGGCGTGGGCCCTGGATGTGCTGGTGGACGAGATTCACTGA
- a CDS encoding RNB domain-containing ribonuclease, which yields MPRRCIRVTDDPLRAAFAALRTELGVPSDFPPAVLAEAERAPVPGPHVDATDIPLFTIDPPGSMDLDQAMHLSRHGSGYRVRYAIADVATFVVSGSALDTETHRRVMTLYFPDLRVPLHPPVLSEGAASLLPDQVRPAALWTIDLDAEGRTTAAEVRRAMVRSRAKLDYEGVQRTIDSGTAEEPVLLLKEVGELRERLEVERGGISLRVPEQEIVERDGTYELTYRAGVPADGWNAQISLLTGMAAADLMLAHGTGVLRTLPAAPDGAVGRLRRTAHALHIDWPHHVSYAALVRSLDPGVPSHAAFLQECTTLLRGAGYTVFRDGVLPDITTHAAVAAPYAHCTAPLRRLVDRYASEICLAAVAGKAVPDWVLGAFEALPREMAEGGRLAGKAERACVDIVEAALLKDRVGEVFDGCVVEVEEDRPDVGTVQVESPAVIGRVDGEGLVLGERLRVRVVGADPGPGAAKVRFAPA from the coding sequence ATGCCCCGCCGCTGCATACGCGTGACCGACGACCCGCTACGGGCCGCCTTCGCCGCCCTGCGCACCGAACTCGGAGTGCCGTCGGACTTCCCGCCGGCGGTGCTGGCCGAGGCCGAGCGGGCCCCGGTGCCCGGGCCGCACGTGGACGCGACGGACATCCCCCTCTTCACCATCGATCCGCCCGGTTCGATGGACCTCGACCAGGCGATGCACCTCTCGCGGCACGGGTCCGGCTACCGGGTCCGGTACGCGATCGCCGACGTCGCCACCTTCGTCGTCTCCGGGTCCGCGCTGGACACGGAGACGCATCGACGGGTGATGACCCTGTACTTCCCGGACCTGCGTGTTCCGCTCCACCCCCCGGTATTGAGCGAGGGCGCCGCGAGCCTCCTCCCGGACCAGGTCCGCCCGGCCGCCCTGTGGACGATCGACCTGGACGCGGAAGGCCGTACGACCGCCGCCGAGGTCCGCCGCGCGATGGTCCGCAGCCGGGCCAAGCTGGACTACGAGGGCGTGCAGCGGACGATCGACTCCGGCACGGCGGAGGAGCCGGTTCTTCTGCTGAAGGAGGTCGGCGAGCTGCGGGAACGGCTGGAGGTCGAGCGGGGCGGGATTTCGCTGCGGGTGCCGGAGCAGGAGATCGTGGAGCGGGACGGCACGTACGAGCTGACGTACCGGGCCGGGGTGCCCGCGGACGGCTGGAACGCCCAGATCTCCCTGCTCACGGGCATGGCGGCGGCGGATCTGATGCTCGCGCACGGCACGGGGGTCCTGCGTACCCTCCCCGCCGCTCCCGACGGCGCGGTCGGCCGGTTGCGTCGCACCGCGCACGCGCTGCACATCGACTGGCCGCACCACGTGTCGTACGCGGCGCTGGTCCGCTCGCTCGATCCCGGGGTCCCGTCGCACGCGGCCTTCCTCCAGGAGTGCACGACGTTGCTGCGGGGCGCGGGTTACACGGTCTTCCGGGACGGAGTCCTGCCGGACATCACCACGCACGCGGCGGTGGCCGCCCCCTACGCCCACTGCACGGCCCCACTGCGGCGGCTGGTCGACCGCTACGCCTCGGAGATCTGCCTGGCGGCGGTGGCGGGGAAGGCCGTACCGGACTGGGTGCTCGGGGCCTTCGAGGCGCTGCCCCGCGAGATGGCCGAGGGCGGCCGGCTCGCGGGGAAGGCCGAGCGGGCGTGCGTCGACATCGTCGAGGCGGCGCTGCTGAAGGACCGGGTGGGGGAGGTGTTCGACGGCTGCGTGGTGGAGGTGGAGGAGGACCGGCCGGACGTGGGCACCGTGCAGGTGGAGTCGCCGGCGGTGATCGGCCGGGTCGATGGGGAGGGGCTGGTGTTGGGGGAGCGGTTGCGGGTGCGGGTCGTGGGGGCGGATCCGGGTCCGGGAGCTGCGAAGGTGCGCTTCGCACCTGCTTGA
- a CDS encoding Uma2 family endonuclease produces the protein MSAVAHEPLTPAEGLLEIFLALDTPEGFRAELIEGEIVVTPPPDGDHEDYIGLIVNQVIRRAQTLMQFSGNKGLKLRSGGGCPKNHVIPDGTFAPAERRLYRGADSWMPCDGVAMVLEVTSTKPAADREAKRRCYARGGIPLYLLVDREASSVTLFSAPEEDDYREHCTRSFGKPIALPAPFSFDLETADFL, from the coding sequence ATGAGTGCCGTGGCCCATGAGCCGCTCACCCCGGCTGAGGGACTGCTGGAGATCTTCCTTGCCCTCGACACCCCGGAGGGTTTCCGGGCTGAACTGATCGAGGGGGAGATCGTTGTGACGCCGCCGCCGGACGGGGATCACGAGGACTACATCGGCCTGATCGTGAACCAGGTGATCAGACGGGCCCAGACGCTCATGCAGTTCTCCGGTAACAAGGGGCTGAAGCTGCGCAGCGGAGGCGGCTGCCCGAAGAATCACGTGATTCCGGACGGTACGTTCGCCCCTGCTGAGCGGCGGCTTTACCGGGGTGCCGACTCCTGGATGCCCTGCGACGGAGTCGCCATGGTCCTTGAGGTGACGTCGACCAAACCGGCGGCGGACCGCGAGGCGAAGCGCCGTTGCTACGCCCGCGGCGGCATCCCGCTCTACCTCCTCGTAGACCGCGAGGCCTCGTCGGTCACCCTGTTCAGCGCCCCTGAGGAGGACGACTACCGGGAACACTGCACCCGTTCGTTCGGCAAGCCGATCGCTCTCCCCGCCCCGTTCTCCTTCGACCTGGAGACCGCGGACTTTCTCTGA
- a CDS encoding AraC family transcriptional regulator has protein sequence MAEQALWTRARLGRGGPPLDLLTARFDKHVYAPHAHDEYTIGVCVGGSEIIDYRGGHIRTGPGSIVVLAPGEMHTGGPGTATDGYAYRALYAEVPLLQDGSIGLPHFRDPLIDDPELAAALRLAHTELSACPDPLETESRLPWLLTALSCRHSTARVADCVIPGADAVARLVRDRLADELLAPPSLADLARDLGMSRYQLLRAFRTAMGIPPYAWLAQYRVNRARCLLESGLKPAEVAGAVGFADQAHLTRWFRRVLGVTPAAYRNSVQDASR, from the coding sequence ATGGCGGAGCAGGCGCTGTGGACAAGGGCACGACTGGGCCGGGGCGGCCCGCCCCTCGACCTGCTCACGGCGCGTTTCGACAAGCACGTCTACGCCCCGCACGCCCACGACGAGTACACGATCGGCGTGTGCGTGGGCGGCTCGGAGATCATCGACTACCGGGGCGGCCACATCCGCACGGGCCCGGGATCGATCGTCGTCCTGGCACCCGGGGAGATGCACACGGGCGGCCCGGGGACAGCGACGGACGGATACGCATACCGCGCCCTGTACGCGGAGGTCCCACTCCTCCAGGACGGCTCGATAGGCCTCCCGCACTTCCGCGACCCCCTGATAGACGACCCCGAACTCGCCGCAGCCCTCCGCCTCGCGCACACCGAACTCAGCGCCTGCCCGGACCCGTTGGAGACGGAGTCCCGCCTTCCGTGGCTCCTGACGGCGTTGTCCTGCCGCCACTCCACGGCCCGCGTGGCGGACTGCGTGATCCCGGGCGCGGACGCGGTCGCCCGCCTGGTCCGCGACCGCTTGGCCGACGAGTTGCTGGCACCCCCTTCCCTCGCCGACCTTGCCCGCGACCTGGGCATGTCCCGCTACCAACTCCTCCGTGCCTTCCGTACGGCGATGGGGATACCGCCGTACGCCTGGCTTGCCCAGTACCGGGTGAACCGGGCGCGGTGCCTGTTGGAGTCGGGCCTCAAGCCGGCGGAGGTCGCGGGAGCGGTGGGCTTCGCGGACCAGGCCCACCTGACGCGCTGGTTCCGCAGGGTGCTGGGGGTGACCCCGGCGGCGTACCGCAACAGCGTTCAAGACGCGAGCCGCTGA